In Herpetosiphon gulosus, the DNA window CCCACAGCACTGCCGAATGGATTTCGCTGGTTATCTCGATTGGGCTATTAAGTTGTTTGGTTGGCTTGATTGGCTGGCTTTGGGCGACCGAAGGTGATCAGCCTGCTCAATTTAGGCTTGAAATGGGCGAAGTGCGCCAAATCGAGCAACAATTTTATCTCGATGTAACCGTGCACAACGATGGTGATCGGGCGGCGGCGGCGGTCGAAATAATTGGCGCAGTCGATGAGCAAACAAGCAATGTCACGCTGGATTTGCTACCAGGCCATGCTGAGCAAACCGTTACCTTGATTTTCAACCGTGATCCCCAGCTAGCAAAAATTGCCGTTGTGGGCTATAGCGAGCCGTAATTATTTACATCCCTTAATGATAGAATCTGGCCTTAATTCGCGACAATAATACATTTCGCCTACCTCAAACCCTGCCCATGGAACTAAAAATTGGCTAGAATTGTCAATCTGTAAATTCGGGTCGGTTAATGCAATATCAAAACCTTGAGCACTTGGGGCAAATATTTCAAGGTAGTTAATGGCTAATGCAGGTGACATTTGCGGAAGTTGTGGGCGTTGCTGATTTGATGGTACAAAACTGACAGCAAATCCTTGTTCTAAATAGACGATATACCATGGATAATAGCTCAATTTTGTAGTTTCATCGTAAGCATGATTGAGCAGGATATGACTAGGTTGTCCATAGCGTGCTATAATTTTCTCCAAAGCTATTTCTTTTTCAAAATTAATAATAATCCGATTAATAAGATTGACTTTAATATCAATAAATTTTTGCGGTTTGGTATAATAGACTCCTGCATTAACTATTTCAGGCCAATCCTTCCAATTCCAAGATAATGCTCCTAAGCCTTGTTCATTGGTTGCTTGGACAATCTTCTGTGCAAATGACCAATCTTTGGTAATTATTTCCAATTCATTTGCATTGGTTCTGCCTGGCGTAATACCCTGCCAACAAGGCAATTCACAAGTGTTCTGACCCAAAATTGAATTTGTTGGAGTCCATTGCTCAGGCAATATTATTGGGTTTGAGGTTTCATTACTGCTACAAGCAGCTAATAAAATTATCAACAACCAGACTATTGCTAAGTTTCGATACCTCATAGCTTCTCCTCATAAGTAGTAGTATTCATAATAGCAAATTTAGTACATAGTGGGTATTGAACTTCTGCGGTTGTTTCAGCTTTTTATCAGCAGCAAAGCGAGGCAACCATGGTACACTACGCAACGTTGAGATGAACAATGGATTGTACAAGGGATAAACTGCAATGCACAAACGCTTGCTCCCTCTGGTGCTGGCGCTGGTGCTCGTCGTCACACCGTTTTTGCTAGCCAACCCCGCTACTCCCGCCGCTGCTGCCGAGATTCCATGGGGTGATAAAACAACGCCATTTGGCATGGTCGTGTCGCTGGGCAATCGCGTGCGCTCCGATGAAATGCCGACGATGATTCGCTTGATGCGTGAAGCTGGTGTTCAGTGGAACCGCGAAGAAATCTGGTGGGATCAGGTTCAGTTTGAGCCTAATGGTCCCTTTCGTTGGGATGGCGATAGTTCGCGTTTCTATAATTATGATCGGGCAATTCAGTTGCAAGCTGAGGCTGGCATCAACATTTTAGGCTTGCTCGATTATAATCCTGCTTGGTTCAAAGGCCGTAACCCGCACCCCGAAGAATGGCTCAGCGATTGGGGCGATTATGTGTATGCCACCGTTGCTCGCTATGGCCGCGATCGTGGGCAGATCAAATATTGGGAAGTTTGGAACGAGCCAAATTTAGTGCCATCGGGCTATGAGAGCGGCCTCTACAACGTTGACGATTTTGTGCGGGTACTGCAAACTGCTAGTGCCGCAATTCGGGCGGCTGATCCTGAGGCCAAAATTGTGCTAGGTGGTGTGGCCGATATTTGGAGCGAAATTCCCGAATTTGCCTATGATACTCCCGATTATCTCCAGCGTTTGTATGCACTCGATGCTTGGCCGATGTTTGATATTTTGGGCTTGCACCCTTATCGTCCTGATGCGCCCGAAGTGCCTGTGCTGCGCCGTGATCGCAGCCAAACCTACCGCGAACAGGCTGCCGAAATCGATGCGCTGCTCGCCCAATTTGGCAACAAGCCGATTTGGTATACCGAAGTTGGTTGGTCTACCGAAAGCGATGGGATTGTGAGCGAAGACGAGCAGGCGGCTTGGCTCCAACGCTTCTATCTGCTGGCCATGACCCATCCTGGGGTTGAAAAAATCTTCTGGTATGATTTTCGCAACGATACTGGCGACAACAGTAACTACACGCGTCCAATCAACGATCCATCTGAAAATCAATTTCATTTTGGCTTGTTGCGGCGTACCTATCCGTTAAATTTTGATGATCAGCGGATTCGTAAGCCGAGTTATAGTGCCTACTACCACCTGACCCACAATTTGGGTGGGCT includes these proteins:
- a CDS encoding cellulase family glycosylhydrolase; amino-acid sequence: MHKRLLPLVLALVLVVTPFLLANPATPAAAAEIPWGDKTTPFGMVVSLGNRVRSDEMPTMIRLMREAGVQWNREEIWWDQVQFEPNGPFRWDGDSSRFYNYDRAIQLQAEAGINILGLLDYNPAWFKGRNPHPEEWLSDWGDYVYATVARYGRDRGQIKYWEVWNEPNLVPSGYESGLYNVDDFVRVLQTASAAIRAADPEAKIVLGGVADIWSEIPEFAYDTPDYLQRLYALDAWPMFDILGLHPYRPDAPEVPVLRRDRSQTYREQAAEIDALLAQFGNKPIWYTEVGWSTESDGIVSEDEQAAWLQRFYLLAMTHPGVEKIFWYDFRNDTGDNSNYTRPINDPSENQFHFGLLRRTYPLNFDDQRIRKPSYSAYYHLTHNLGGLSWQANYALPYDGGLGWQHWTNGDRSVDILWWIHEAQSPPYLEIHCDCSHVQVRAYDGSLLRVINTETGNVKIQPDQRGMPIWVEYGGYSRTGRTFDETPHSIIGGFRTYWEQNGGLARFGLPLTDELTEPGAGRIPTIVQYFERNRFELFPNNRPEFRVQLSLLGVRSLERNGVDWRGLPPAQNPPAECSYFVETGHSLCYPFKQYWEQNGGIAIYGFPLSEAFWEYDPVQNKGFLVQYFERNRFEHHPELAGTDYEIQLGLLGRQLYQSWAQYP